A section of the Oncorhynchus gorbuscha isolate QuinsamMale2020 ecotype Even-year linkage group LG04, OgorEven_v1.0, whole genome shotgun sequence genome encodes:
- the LOC124034274 gene encoding ras-like protein family member 10B — protein sequence MVETLSIAVIGAPGVGKTSIIRQFIYNDFSEGYTPTRDRYVYRPSVILNGNMYDLKILDVPPISSFPSSSSQEWLDLRCRGVRNANAYILVYDICCVESFEYVKMIRQQIVEHREGSSSEVPILVVGSKRDLQRQRFTPRRAVSVLVKKTWKCGYVECSAKFNWHVVLLFKELLGIAVARGMKHNHTPGIRLQGALQRNRCAVM from the exons ATGGTGGAGACGCTAAGTATCGCCGTTATTGGAGCTCCCGGAGTCGGGAAAACTTCCATAATCCGTCAATTTATTTATAATGACTTCTCAGAGGGTTACACTCCAACCAGAGACAGGTATGTGTACAGACCCTCTGTCATTTTGAACGGTAACATGTACGACCTGAAGATTTTGGATGTCCCGCCAATTTCGTCGTTCCCCTCCAGCTCGAGCCAG gagTGGCTGGACCTGCGTTGCAGAGGGGTGCGTAATGCCAATGCTTACATCCTGGTCTATGACATATGCTGTGTGGAGAGCTTTGAGTATGTCAAGATGATCCGCCAGCAGATCGTGGAGCACAG GGAGGGCAGCAGCAGTGAGGTTCCCATCCTGGTAGTGGGAAGTAAGAGGGACCTGCAGCGCCAGCGCTTCACCCCTCGCAGGGCTGTCTCTGTACTCGTCAAGAAGACCTGGAAGTGTGGCTATGTGGAGTGCTCTGCCAAGTTCAACTGGCACGTGGTCCTGCTCTTCAAAGAGCTGCTGGGCATCGCTGTGGCGCGCGGCATGAAACATAACCACACCCCTGGGATCCGCCTACAAGGGGCACTGCAGAGGAACCGCTGCGCTGTCATGTGA